In Cryptococcus gattii WM276 chromosome B, complete sequence, the DNA window CTGTCCTCTATGCTCTGGGCTGCTCGGCACAAGGCCATATAACCTTAACCATGCGACGGCGACCACTGCACCACACATAAATCCAGCCTCCGAACCCAGCCATCCCATTCCCACCTCGATCTCAGCTTTGAGCCGTTCTAGACACTTCTTACCATATCTCTCCTTCTGTGTTTTCGTCCACCATTTCTTTTACTCACAGATTTCCATATAATAGACCGTATAGACAACGCATAACAGAGCTCACCGACAGACGAGCAACTCCGCTCGCGTCAACGACAAGGTGCGTTAGACGTCATTTCCTCCTTTGCTATAAGCCCTTACCATAAAGTACATCATGTTGACAGACGACGTCTTACCCGATCATTCAACCAACTATCTGCCTTGAATTTTCCCTTGTATCCTTCCATATCATCCATCTACTTGGAATATCATGACAGGCCACAATATGGACATCCTCCACAAACTCAGCAACATTCGAAACCGATCACATACTACCCCTGCCGATGTCCCCCCCAGACCAACGGCCGACGAGTGGTATATACCCTATACCGGCCGCATATCACCTCCGCCTCAGTCTCAAGCTCAAACCCATGAAAAGGAACCAAAGAGCCACCGAACTTCTCAAAAATCGGCGTCTCATGGCAATCTGTTGAGTCTCATGTGCGGAGGCGGTTTGGGAGATGTCGCCACCTTGAAACATCACGGACAAGGGAACAGACGAGGCCAGGAAGATTTTGTCAACCCTGCTGTAGGGTCTCATAAATACCATTCCAGACATCAAAAGGGAGCATTATCCACTTCGGCGCTCTCCCCGTCATCACATTCAAATAAATCTCACCATTCAGTTCTCTCCCCATCTTACACCTCGGTGCCAACCGGCCTAGCCGAATCCAACATATTATTCTCTCCCCTCAACCGTCAATTAAGGGCAAGTGCAGAAGTGTCTAGAGATGATACTCCCAGATATGCGCGCAGTTCGTACCTTGACCGGACCATGTCTTCTTCGCATCGGTCAAAACATCAGCACGATAACAATCCTTATACTGCCAAGGAAGAACCAAGGCAATGGCAACCTCGATCTAGCAGTGAGCTGTTCATCCTTCCTCGTCCGCATCTCCTTGCTCAACCTCTGCAAGGCCGGCATGACAAACGCAGTAGCATAGGTAGTCTTGCGACGATGACGACGTCGGATGATCCTGAAAAGGTTTTGGAGAATGGTAAAGCAAGGAtgagggaaagggaagaatGGACTGACTATGttgagagaagaggacgaAGTATCAGTCTGGACCGCCGTGCGGAACCGCCACCAGGTGCCCTGCCTATTGGTAACGCGAAAGCAcgagaaaaagagagaagTCGCAGCAGAGAAAGGGGCAAGAGCAAAACAATACCCAGTTTAAGTTTGGGAATCGTACAAGTGAGGAAAAGGTCTAAATCGCTGGGCAGCCGGTGGACTTGGCACAGTAGAGGCTCGTCCGTGTCAGAGAAGGATAATTACAAAAAAGATCAAAATCGAGAGCTTCTGGGGCCCACTGCAAGTGAGAAGCCAAGCGATGTCTTCAAGTCTGTTCCGCACCATAGGTCAAAGTCCGAAGTCATTCAAGGTCTGTATACCCAAGGCCATGCTAGGAGTCATCCAAACCTCCTCAGTAGCTTTGCCTCAAATAACCCTTCGCACAAGCAACCCGCTGCCTCCGGTTCAGGTCCATCCTTACATTTTAAACAACCTCCTGTTGCTGATAGAGATCTGGTCGTCGTCATCGGCCGAGGAGCGTCTACTCGAAAGGGGAGAACGATGCAGAGGACGAACAATAAACTGCCACCGCTGGACTTGTCAAAGCCTTTGCCTGATTTGCCGCCCGAGGCCGACTTGCTCGTCACTCCAAGAGGTTTGCCAGTGTCTCCTGCCCTTGACTCTATCGGTGTGGCAATATCACCAGATACCGGAGGTTTAAGAGGTTTTGAGGCGATACAAGCTCTCATGAAAGAGGTTGATACTCCAAGCTCTGCAATCGCTAGTACAGATATAGGATTGACACTGTCCCCCTTGTCGCCTGTGAATGGCATCAGCCGGACAGCCCCAGAACCGTTAGCCAGATATTCTCAAGGTTCTAGATTTTCGATCGAGGAGAAACGCCTCACTGATGGGTCTATAGGATCGTCAACAGCGCGAGCCTTTTTAGCCAAGCAACATCAGCGAGCACGTCTCAAACGAGCCTTTCAATCGCCTCTCCAGAGTCCATCGGGATATCGTCGACAGGAAGATAATAGACCACCTGTTAAACCCCTCGCGGTGTCCACGTCGACAAACTTCGGGAATGAGAATACGACAGCGACTTCTGAAACTTTTGCAGCTGCCAACAATTCGTCTGGCGTGTTGCCGATCCCATCCCCGGTGCCGGTAAATGGTTACACGTATGCGCGAGAGAGGAAAACGGCGGCCAGTGTAGGTGTCAAGAACGAACAAGCAAAGCAGGCGGTCAACAAATTCAGTGATGCAAACGAGATGCTCTGCTGCAAACGTGATGCGGGAGACGCAGAGAAGGAATTCGATCCAAAATCGGATGATAGTTCAAGTACGGCCggggaggatgatgagTTCCAAGTGAGTGTAGTTGGCGATTCCGTAAGATAACCGATGGTCCCTGATTTTGACGCAAAACTACAAAATAGGGATTGTTCTTCCGAACCCCTCTTGGCTCACAAACGACATCAAGCCTTCCCTCTCGTGACACATCGTCTCTGCCCTCCGATCCCTACGCCCAAAGGACCAATAGTCCTGGTCAAGCGAAACAGTCAACTGAGCAAGAATTATCTCAGAGCAATTTTTGTCCAGTATCTGAAGGCAGCGATGG includes these proteins:
- a CDS encoding Hypothetical protein (Similar to TIGR gene model, INSD accession AAW41862.1; CNB02440) → MDILHKLSNIRNRSHTTPADVPPRPTADEWYIPYTGRISPPPQSQAQTHEKEPKSHRTSQKSASHGNLLSLMCGGGLGDVATLKHHGQGNRRGQEDFVNPAVGSHKYHSRHQKGALSTSALSPSSHSNKSHHSVLSPSYTSVPTGLAESNILFSPLNRQLRASAEVSRDDTPRYARSSYLDRTMSSSHRSKHQHDNNPYTAKEEPRQWQPRSSSELFILPRPHLLAQPLQGRHDKRSSIGSLATMTTSDDPEKVLENGKARMREREEWTDYVERRGRSISLDRRAEPPPGALPIGNAKAREKERSRSRERGKSKTIPSLSLGIVQVRKRSKSLGSRWTWHSRGSSVSEKDNYKKDQNRELLGPTASEKPSDVFKSVPHHRSKSEVIQGLYTQGHARSHPNLLSSFASNNPSHKQPAASGSGPSLHFKQPPVADRDLVVVIGRGASTRKGRTMQRTNNKLPPLDLSKPLPDLPPEADLLVTPRGLPVSPALDSIGVAISPDTGGLRGFEAIQALMKEVDTPSSAIASTDIGLTLSPLSPVNGISRTAPEPLARYSQGSRFSIEEKRLTDGSIGSSTARAFLAKQHQRARLKRAFQSPLQSPSGYRRQEDNRPPVKPLAVSTSTNFGNENTTATSETFAAANNSSGVLPIPSPVPVNGYTYARERKTAASVGVKNEQAKQAVNKFSDANEMLCCKRDAGDAEKEFDPKSDDSSSTAGEDDEFQGLFFRTPLGSQTTSSLPSRDTSSLPSDPYAQRTNSPGQAKQSTEQELSQSNFCPVSEGSDGTYMEIATPEMPLNDQALAANDVMPSGTKRLLAPITIGKPLDIGPRKTSAKKNGGSEEAANSFKSKLTAKLCVTCNINFFLQAFSAQDTPSIPLPPMSVSTESMSAPLSPSLPESGTIPAQNPSILPSPVFPVSHQRYLVNPEYPSYSLNFPSPQQKGRSPSWTPRRDSRSDIPLSPLIGDYRDSVAVSFVDKFPSPPQRYQHEDETEERIYSPMRATHGIDP